TGTCAAGTAATAAGTATTTGtttcaaagatattttccttCCCCTGGCTGCATCCTACCTGCACATAAATCTGAGTTTGCAAGAAGTGCAAATGCTGCTGCATTAGGAGCTGTAAATATGCCAGAAGTAAATGCAAGAGTAATTCACTATGTAGGTCCAAGTTATTTCCTGGGAAATTGATCTGAGCTGTTAATTTGTGCATGGAAAGGTCCCTGTGGGCAGCTTACAAGAGCCCCATAAAacttcagtggtttttttctgtcaggaaataaaatattctgtaacTAAAAagtaggatactttttttttttttttttggttaaagCAGTTCTATTCTGGTATTTAAAATCCCCTTAGTTCAGAAGATTGTGGAATATTTACTTAGTACCTGCCCCCATTGTGAATGTTTCTTTTGGTAGCCCCCTTACCCCCTTGCAAGAATAGTTGTGGGGTTTCAACAGGACTTATGAACTCTCACTTTCAAAGTTCATGACTATTCATAGATTTATTCCTTCTTCACTGATTacattctttattttcctgaataGCTTTCCATTTATTGCAATCTTCATTTGTAGATATAGACCTCTGATGCATAATAGAGTCCTAATTTGATTATTAAGTTAACTGAGTGTTTTGTCTGTTTGTGCATTACAGGAAACCCTGCACTCTGTGCACttgacactgctgctgtcaaGCAGGAAGCACATAAAGGCAGGCTCTATTCCATGCTCACAACAAGGACCACGAGAGCCCACCCTGTGACTGACAGCTTGGACACAAACACTGCTGACTGGATGGGAAGAGTGTGCTACCCATTACTTGGCAGCAAAATGTGTATTCCTGCAGCATTGCTTTCTCTTGTGAAGGACTGAAGTCTTTGGCTTTTGGGAATTCATTACTTTCAGGGAAAGTGCAGGAAAAATACACTTTCTCTGCTGTGATATACTAGAGTTATCTTTTGAGGGAATTTCATTTGAGAAAAAGACATGGAGAGGGATTTCTTATTAAGATCTACATTCAGCAGCAAACTGCAGCTAGAGTTGTACTCATACAGTGGGGAGGGAACGTACACACAAATGCTCATTTTAATGAGAGAGAAAGTGTAGGTAGAAGCAGATGACCTAGATGATTTTATGAATAAAAGATTTAATCTGATGCAATCATTTCATTAATACACACATGGCaccaaatgaaaacagagcaTAGCAGATGGCTATGAGAGGtcttaaaaagacattttcagttTAGTAGCTAATGACTTAGACTTCATGGACTACACCAAATACTACCAGAAGCAAAACATTTATCATACCAGTCTTCCAAAGAATTCTCTAAAGCTTTATGAAAGTAATGctgaaaaatctctcttttgtGACACTAGTTAGAAAATGCAGCCACATTATAGATTATACAGATATAGGGCAACGtaattttttcatcaaaaaacTGTTGAAAGAAAActctaattattttctttattaatagcctatatttatttaacttaatttttatttatttcattcatTTGCTTCAAGTTTGCTACAAATGGTGGAAATAGTGGTTTCCAATGTAACAATGAAAAATGGTCATTTGCCATGCAATTTTAGAATATAAATACAACATATATTCATATGCTATGATGATGGATCCACTGCAAGCAGCTGCAAAAAAATTGCATAGAGGGAGATAGTTGGCATAGTACTAATAAttgatttgatttattttaagataaaatatttGGTGTAAATTTAGAACGAATGTGTACTTTAAAGGAGGCAGTGAGTGTGGAAGGCTCATGTAAGATCTGTATTGTGTTTTTACATTAGTAAACCTCAGCAGAGAAATCAGTGTAGCAGGGAATAATGCTGTTTAGCACACTGTATTACAGCATTGGCCatgtggctgcctcatcctgACCCTGTCATGTCATCCACATCCAGGTTCCAGGGGGTCTGACAGACAATCCAAATGTGTCAGTTCTGCTCTCAGTCTGTTCTGCTCCTTCCTTGAGGAGTGTGCATCCTGCAAGACTTGATTGCTCTCCAGACCCTTTACAAAACCAGATCAGGGCAAAAGGGCTGGATTTCTTAGAGAGAATCTGGCCTACAGCTTCTTACAGACAGATTAACCTCAGTTTGGCTTCAAACTGAGGACACATACAGTCTCATTCTTCAGACCTAATCCAAGATCAACTGAGTCTACATGACTTCATCAGAAATTAATATCGCGGCACTGACATCTTTGAGCACATGCAGACTGAATTTCCTTTTGCAAAGCTTGTTTGAGATCCTGTTAGGAATGACATGAATTATGCTGAATTTGGATGGATCAGGAATTTGAATTTGGGATGGATCAGGAATACTTATTCTCTTTGACTGCAAAGCAAGAGGAACAAAAATACACCCCACCACCCAAAAGCCTATGTGTGGCATAgcaagctgatttttttcctttctatgcAACAGATAAAAAATGTTGAACACGACAAGCTTGTCCCTGTTGCAAACAGTTATCACTGCTTCATTAGGAAACAGTTCTTCATAAGCCAGGAGATCCAAAGTTTGACAATCCTGAATGCTTTTGAATGAAATGTAAGCATGGGTTTCCAATCTGAATGTGTACACTGTGCAATATTCATTCACAGCATTTTtggtgctctgctgctctgcaaatCCTGGCTTTACTATTGGCTGAAACATTCAGGGGAATGGTGTAAAAACTAAGATGAACCTTTAGAAGCTGAAAATCTCCTTATGTCTACAACTTACAGTCATGACTATACATAGTCTGAGCACTTTTTGATTTAGACAATTTGTCAGATAAGTCCAGAGGTTGCCGTTACACACATAAAGGATAATCAAAATGCAGTTAATTGCATTCTTCACACACTTTTTACTGTTGTGTAAGACATTCAGAGAACATCACATTGATTCTTATTACTTCTATTTTGACAGCAAGTCAGGCCTCAGATAAAGGACAGAAATTCATGGCCTCGGAAATCATACATGTAAATTTGAGATATAGAAATTCCTTTGAAATTTTTAGCCACGTAAAATGAATGTTGGCCTTctcactggtttttttttttttcaaaactcaCCAAGGTCTGAAGTCCTGTAAATTTTCTCAAGAGAAAGGCCAATTATCCTATGTGTGAATATGGTTGCAGGGTAGTGTTACTGCTGAAAAAGGAGATGTCAGGTATTCCAGAATGAGATCCCACTCCTATAAAAGAAGGTCTGAAAGAATTTAACCTTAAaccatttttaaatcaaaagcaATTTAATAACAATGTTTATATGTTTTCAGCATTCATTTATGATATTTCCCCTCCTTGTTTTCATGACTGGGCTATCAGGAACACAACAAACACTGACTAACTGCTAATTAATAGACCTGTTTTTGATATGATCAGAATGCAATTCCTTTTCGTTTAAGGGTCCTAAAAGCTCAGATAAGAGTTTTCTATCCCAGTATCAGGGAACAGCTTTCCTTTGTAGAAATTCTGTTATTTGTCTATGAACCAAAATCTTCTCTCCTCTCTACAGCGACTTCTATCGtgtgttttccctctgtttgGTGTGCTAAATAGGATTATTGTCATTAGCTTCTTAGCATAttccctgccctctctcctTCTACACATGCCTTACTGCTTCCcttactgcttttatttctctctttttcagatccagctgcaaacacacaATTCTGGTATATATGAGACACTCAGTTGCCAGGGTAGCTGGACAGATACCACAGTCCTCTTAAAACCAACCAAATCAAACTCCAACTTCTTCTTTTTAGCTTTGGTGTTGCAGCAGCAATTTTTAGAAGCAATAAACAAAAAGCCAAAGACTCTTGACTGGGAGAGAATAAAAATCTCTCAAATTCTGTGTGAAATTTTTGTGTATTCCCTTACCCTCTCTTGTTTGATACTTTCCTAATTCAATCAGTCAACTGACCCAGTATCACGTGAAGCAGAGACCATCTGCATAGTCCAAATGAAAAGACAGCAAACCTTGGGGAGTCTAAAGCATACAGATGCCTTCTTGCACAGATGGAGCATGGTCCCATTTATGCAGAAAACACTTAACATCTTTGATGTAACATGGAATTGGTTCAtgagctgcaaaaaaaaaaaaaaaaaaaaaaaaaagtgaaaaaaggaCTACACTATTTATTATGACCTATGCAGTTCTGCTTTAGAAAGAATTTGATTTTACTGAGTTCAATGGTAGGAATATTACGATAAGACCAATAAGAATTTTTCTTATGTTGTTCTTTAATGAGATTAGTTGAGCAGGTGTGAAGGTTTACTcaattattttgtaaatatacAGCATACGAGAATATATTTTACACTGCTTCACTGGAGAAGTCAATTCCAATTGGTACCAATGTTTTGTGTGGAAATGTTTGGTGATGTCTCAGATACAATCTGTAAGGgtatctgtaaaataaaaaaaaccctattttaAGCACGGTTGTTTATGGGAATAAAATACACAGACTGATTATAATGCAGGGATTTATTCAAGATACTTTTTTCTTGTACTGTTTAGAGATGCTTTGTATGAAGATTTTGTGTCTTTTCTAGCATAAATACAATCTTAGTATCAGAATTCTCTGAAACGGGTATAAATGAGCTGCGTTTCCCCGCAGTGATTCTTATAACTGCAATCAGGGGAGAATAAAGATGCAATTTGAAGTCAAATATCTTCCAGAGCTTAGCAGTTCTAACAAGTAAGGTCACTGCTGTATTCCACCGCTGTTTGGATCTCTAGGACTTAGGCAAAGCCCAGCAACCCCTGGGGACCCTCGGCCAGGGGCCCGTGGCTGGAGGGGCCGCCGTGCCGCCCTCCCGCCCTAGAGCAGCGTTTCGGACGGGCAGCCGGGGCAGCGCCCGGTGCCGGCGGGGCTGCGCTCCCGGGCGGAGCGCGGGGTGTgccggcgggcgggggcggaGGGGCAGCGGGCGCCCGGCCGGGGCGCTCCGGCAAGGAGGCACCCGGCTGCACAATGAGCCTCGTGCCTGACGGGGCAGCCCTTCCTccgccctccctcctcctccttttatttatttcatttatttttattgcatttatttgtttgtattCACCGgaataataaaaatgagaaaatccGAGCGCTGCTTTTGGCTGCTCTCCACCAACCTGTCAGTGACGCAAGCGGAGACTACTTAAAGGCAGATTAGAGGCAGCAAGACATTAAAGCCAACCTTCCTCCCTCCACGCCGCCGGtccgcccgccgcgccgcgccACGAGCCGAGCGGGCCGGGCCGGTGGCGActgccgagccgagccgagccgagcctAGCTGGGAACCCTCGGCAGGGCAGCCGGCTGCAGCTGCCCTCCCGCTACAGGACTGCGGGCAGTAGAGACGGGCTGCTCTTCGGTTTGTTTTCCCTCCCccgattaaaaaaaaaaaaaaaaaaaaaaaaaaaaaaaaaaaaaaaaaaaaaaaaaggaggggtgaaaaaaggaagaagtgaaGAGATCCCCTACGCTTGCCAAAGTCTTTGTCTCCGGATGAACAGCGATGGGGGAATGGACTATTCTAGAGAGGCTACTGGAAGCTGCCGTGCAGCAGCATTCTACTATGATAGGGAGGTAAGGGTCGCGGGAGAGCTCCGGGGAGCACGGGGGGGATCCCCTCCTGTCCGAGCCGGCCGGCCGGGAGGTCAGCGGCGCACGGTGGGTCCCTTCGGCCGGGCTCTTTCGGGGTGTCCCTGGAACTCGcgtgtgctgtgtgtgtgagtgtttgtgtgtgtgtgtgtgtgtgtgtgtgtcagtccgtgtgtttgtgtttgtttgtgtctgtgtgtgtgtgttggggaGGCTGGTATGCGGCACGGGGCGCGGAGGCGCGGGGACACCGCAAGCGCCGCCGTCCTTGTCCCCGAGGAGCCACGGGGCACCGGACGGTCGTCGGGGAGACCCCACTGCCATCGGGGTCCCGCTGCCGGCGCAGCCCCGCTCCTTTCCCGGCCGCGCTCTCGGGGCCCCGGGGCCCGTGTGACCGCCCTTCGGCCGAaggggccgggcgggggccAGCGCTGACCGCCGGCCGCGGTATGGGGCACACGACCGCGCCGAGACCATGCCGCACAGCCCGCACAGCCCCCGAAAGCGGGGCCGGTGGCGGTGCCGGGGCCGGTGGCGGTGGCGGTGGCGGTGCGCGGTGCCGGTGGCGGTGGCGGTGCTCGGTGCCGCCGCGCCGGGGCCCGGTCAGCACTGGACAGCTCCCGGccgcgcggcggcggcgcgcaCTGACGGGCTTCTCTGTTGCAGGATCCTGCTGACCGTGGTGGTGATCTTCAGAATTCTCATTGTGGCCATTGTAGGGGAGACGGTGTACGATGACGAGCAAACGATGTTTGTCTGTAACAcgctgcagccaggctgcaaCCAGGCTTGTTATGACCAGGCTTTCCCCATTTCTCACATAAGGTACTGGGTGTTCCAGATCATCATGGTGTGCActcccagcctgtgcttcaTAACATACTCCGTTCACCAGTCTGCTAAACAAAGGGAACGGAGGTACTCCACTGTCTTCCTTACCTTGGAAAGGGACCAGGATTCAATGAAGCGTGAGGACAGTAAGAAAATCAAGAACACGATTGTCAATGGGGTGCTGCAAAACACTGAGAACTCCACCAAAGAGGCAGAACCAGACTGCTTAGAAGTGAAGGAAATCCCCAATCCTGCTATCAGAACTACAAAATCAAAGATGAGGAGGCAAGAAGGCATTTCTCGATTTTATATCATCCAAGTGGTCTTTCGAAATGCCCTAGAGATTGGATTCTTAGTGGGACAGTATTTTCTGTATGGATTCAATGTCCCTTCCATGTACGAATGTGACAGATACCCTTGCATTAAAGAAGTAGAGTGCTATGTTTCTAGACCCACTGAGAAGACTGTATTCTTGGTATTCATGTTTGCTGTCAGTGGGATTTGTGTGGTGCTTAATTTGGCAGAACTGAACCACTTGGGCTGGAGAAAGATCAAAATGGCAGTGAGAGGAGTACAGGCAAAAAGGAAATCCATATATGAAATCAGAAATAAGGACCTGCCAAGAATGAGCATGCCTAACTTCGGCAGGACTCAGTCAAGTGACTCAGCTTATGTGTGAGGCTGTGACAGAACTGAAACACTGTGCCAGGTGGAACAGACCCAGATACCATTAGAGAAAGGTACATTGCTTAGGCAAGCATTTTATCAAACCACCAAGAAAGCCATTAAGGTATTGGATCTCCACTTACTGAACTACCTGCAAAATGCAGCGCTAtataaaagactgaaaaaacagCTATAAAACCATGCTTGACCTAGCCTTACAGCACAGCTACTATTATTCCTACTTTTCTTTCTAATGATTGGGTTTTATCTGTCAGTGAAGCAGCTTTTTGGTCGTCATTAGGATGTTTACAGTTTGAACTGTCTAATTGTTGTAAATGTGTAGAATGTTCATATCAAAAAACTCTGCAAGGATACTCTAtatggggtggggtggggtgggggacaCTGTTGCAATGTGCAAGCATAAGCATGTTTTAAAAGGAAGGTAAGCACACTGTAAGGAACCTAACCACAGCTCAGTCAGGATATCTGCGTTCACGTATCTCACAGATGTCTTATTTTGTTCGTCTAAATCACAGACTTCATTCCTGGTGTGTATCACTAGCTATTTTCTATCATGGTTTGTGCATCAATTAGTCatgctaaaaataaatgctgaatataattttgccattttttctttgcctgtccgcacacacagacatgcagacaaacaggcacacagacacacacacacacaccagagACCTTAAACATCTTGCATTAGTTGTGATCTGCAGAATATCTCAGTACATTTTGATTGATTCCCTAATATGTGCATAATAATAAGATGGAGTTGGTTCCTGCCAGCTGAGTTATGCATTTACCTACAATCACCTATGATGACACACATACCAAAGGAAGAGAGTTCATTGCATTTAACTGTGAATATATCATCTTTTCTCTGCTCTTATTTGTATAAGTGCCATACTTGAAACATCTAACTCTGTACTTAGTCAAAAGGTTGTCTTGGGATACCAGCTGGAGTGAAATGATTTTAtactctttttttgtttattttatgcTATTTGTTTAGTCATTGCAATGGTGTAAAAAGCAGCTAAAGTATCTATTGATAAATAAATActtacttgccttttttttttttttttgtaagccGGAGAAATTTGTTCTTTATTCTTGTATACAATTGTAAAAAAACTTACAGGGTTAAAATAATTGACTTACAACAATTATTCTTCAGGGTTTAAAAGGTCTTGTTGGTATTCTAAACTCTAAGCGACAAAACCTGGGAAATCAGGACTGTTTTTTATGCCTGCTTTCCTCCTTAAGCAAGCTTCCTCTGTCTTTAAAGCCTGATCCAAAGCCCACTGACACCAACAGCCTTCTTTCTGCTGACACTAAGGGCAACACAGTTGGCTGCTAAGGTCACTCTAGGAATAGCCAGAATACATTTACCCATAAATGAAACAATTGCAACTTTTCATCAGGGAATCCAAATAGTAACCTCAGCTTTTCTGCCTTACAGCTGGTTTAAGAAATATGTTGTTCGTGTCCCATCAACTTACTGACAAGCCACTGGGGCAGTCTCAAATTAATCTCTGTTAACAGCAATTATCTTAATACAGACTAGAATACTAAGGTTtacttaatgattttttttggcatttttaaaacTCCTTCTCAAttcaacagaaaatatttctctggcAACAGTAGGAGTTGGATCAGGACTAAAAACCATACAAGTGCATTCTAACTACATAGTATCTGCCCTTTAAAGGGCCAAAATGGTGCTGGAAAATCTGGAGGTACTTTATAACACAAGAAGGAGACATGGGCTCAGAGTCACAAATGGCCTTTTGATTGTATTTTATGTCAAGcctgaaaatggattttattatGTATTGGCTTGAAGATGATGCATATAAATCTTTTCCTCTTGGCTTACAGCAAATACCTTAACATTCCATTCTTGTCGTTTGCCAGCAttgtcactttaaaaaatgtttattaattCTTAGATAGTCTTTCCATTACCACATTCATctgttgtcttttttctttcactgtgaaGCATCAAAGATGTGTCAcgtttttaaagattttaaaaatatttttccttatgtataaatttaaaagttttcctGATTTGATTATAGAAACCTGTAAAGGTGGATTTCTCAAATTCTTTGTGATAAAAACGCACACTGATATTGCTAGTTGACTGCATGCTCACTGGAAAACTGCATGTTATTTTTAGAAGGACAACATGGCAGCTAAATTCTCCATCTGCAAAATAACAAGCTTCTGAAGATTATTATTTGACACACAAATCCAagtctgattttcattttgctgagTCCTGGGATGGTtttcaaaatctcattttgaaCAGAtattgaaagggaaaatattctTTGACAGTCATTAGCACTCCTTTAATGCTGAAGAAATGAGAGATTGTGTGCAAAGCGCTTGATCCAGTGCAAATTAATGTTGAAGAAACAACTTCATTGGGCTTTGCTTCAGGTTCAGCGTATTTTCCTGTTAGGCAGAAGCCCCATTGCAAATTCTTTCCAGTGGCTGCATAGCAGTTTTCAGTCAAACTCTAGTGAAGGTGCATGTCTTGAAAGCGATAAGATTTTAATACCTTAAAATTCTAAGGTAATATTTAGAAAGTATCTGTCTATATTAGTCAATGCAAATGACtcagttaatttaatttttttttatgtagtTGTACATTTGTACTCCAGTACGTTGGGATTCTTTGGATTTGTCCAAAGAGAAGAATATCAGGAAATGTAAATGCTGATTTATGTAACAGGATCAGTGATAAAGTAGGCAAAGACTTATATTTTGATCAACAGAAACATCATCCACCATACTTGGAATATGGCTTTTCATATTTCAGATGAGAGATGAAATGTGTCAAGAGATCAGTTATTCTAACCTTCcttttaaattgttatttttcatttcttactgACTACTCATTTGTCATGGACAAGGGAAATATAGCAAACACTTTTTTTGTCAATGTATGTGAGAATCATATGATTAATGCTAATGGACTGTTTGCATGAAAGCTGACTATTCATTTACAGAATAAATGCTTTGAAATTGTCACAGCAATGGAAAAGTGTGTTAACTGAACAGAACTGAGTGAACATGAAGCTGAAGAGCACATTACTGGCTACTTAGGTCTTGCTCCTGCCTCAGTGAAATAAATTAGTCTCACCATTGACATCTCTGTAAGGatcaaacattaaaaatgaaaattgagttaatgtttgttttcttcattgtttaCATTGTTTGTTGCACTCGTGGACAACATTATGTGTCATGATAAATGCAGACATTAATGCTATATTCTCTAAGCTCCTATGGAAAATTGCAACGGGATCTAATAAACCAGTAGTTTcaaggaattttaaaatgtacataaaataatgacaatatttcatttctatatAGACTTGATCTTGTGCTTTCCACACCTGTGTGAATTTCAGAAACTATTTACATAGGGGTTATGAACCATTTCACCAGATATGTATAAGATA
This sequence is a window from Serinus canaria isolate serCan28SL12 chromosome 5, serCan2020, whole genome shotgun sequence. Protein-coding genes within it:
- the GJD2 gene encoding gap junction delta-2 protein, producing the protein MGEWTILERLLEAAVQQHSTMIGRILLTVVVIFRILIVAIVGETVYDDEQTMFVCNTLQPGCNQACYDQAFPISHIRYWVFQIIMVCTPSLCFITYSVHQSAKQRERRYSTVFLTLERDQDSMKREDSKKIKNTIVNGVLQNTENSTKEAEPDCLEVKEIPNPAIRTTKSKMRRQEGISRFYIIQVVFRNALEIGFLVGQYFLYGFNVPSMYECDRYPCIKEVECYVSRPTEKTVFLVFMFAVSGICVVLNLAELNHLGWRKIKMAVRGVQAKRKSIYEIRNKDLPRMSMPNFGRTQSSDSAYV